One window of Halorussus sp. MSC15.2 genomic DNA carries:
- a CDS encoding helix-turn-helix domain-containing protein, translating to MSVIAEYEIESPIFRDALSAVSDVTLYVEDVYVSPDGSSQYLFWTDVDSVEAFETALTADPTIAEVEALTEQGSRCLYRVTLSETGEEAATFETARRLDFAVFDVRVTDDGFSLRSRVPSREALVTYRDECSERGVDFRLKNLYSESDLAGDGGVDGRYGLTDAQRTALQKSLEMGYFAVPRETTLEEVADELGISVQALSTRLRRGQENLLRNTIER from the coding sequence ATGAGCGTCATCGCCGAATACGAGATTGAGTCTCCCATCTTCCGCGACGCGCTGTCGGCGGTGTCGGACGTGACTCTCTACGTCGAGGACGTATACGTCTCGCCGGACGGGTCGAGTCAGTACCTGTTCTGGACGGACGTGGACTCCGTCGAGGCGTTCGAGACGGCGCTGACCGCCGACCCGACGATAGCCGAGGTGGAGGCGCTCACCGAACAGGGAAGCCGGTGTCTGTACCGGGTGACTCTCTCGGAAACCGGTGAGGAGGCGGCGACGTTCGAGACGGCCAGACGACTCGACTTCGCGGTGTTCGACGTGCGAGTGACCGACGACGGGTTCTCCCTGCGGTCGCGGGTACCGAGTCGGGAGGCGTTGGTCACCTACCGCGACGAGTGTAGCGAACGGGGCGTCGACTTCCGACTGAAGAACCTCTACAGCGAATCGGACCTCGCCGGCGACGGGGGCGTGGACGGCCGCTACGGTCTCACCGACGCCCAGCGGACCGCGCTCCAGAAGTCACTGGAGATGGGGTACTTCGCCGTTCCTCGCGAGACGACTCTGGAAGAGGTCGCGGACGAACTGGGGATATCTGTGCAGGCCCTGTCGACCCGACTCCGGCGGGGTCAAGAGAACCTCCTGCGCAACACCATCGAACGCTGA
- a CDS encoding HalOD1 output domain-containing protein, which yields MAKVDQTSGSADPTVYRSQIPQTESVSSAVVDAVATASGRSVVRDAAADDPLDPLYETLDPEALDSLLTPSAGESGGIESVTFEYCGFRVTVTGARRLTVTEH from the coding sequence ATGGCGAAAGTGGACCAGACGTCCGGTTCGGCCGACCCGACAGTGTACAGGAGCCAGATACCACAGACCGAGTCCGTCAGCAGCGCAGTCGTCGACGCCGTCGCCACCGCGTCCGGGCGAAGCGTCGTGCGAGACGCCGCCGCTGACGACCCGCTCGACCCGCTGTACGAAACCCTCGACCCTGAGGCCCTCGACTCGCTTCTCACTCCGTCAGCGGGTGAAAGCGGCGGAATCGAGTCCGTCACGTTCGAGTACTGTGGTTTCCGGGTCACGGTCACGGGTGCTCGTCGCCTGACCGTCACAGAGCACTGA